TCAAACTTTAATGATGATTCTATTCATGGAGGAATAGTTGATTTATTAAACAAACATAATATAACTATTTTGCCACAAACAATGTTTTTAAAAAATTTATTTCTTGAAAAAGAAATTTTAAGCAAAAGGAAACCTACTTTAGAAGAACGTGTCGATATTGATTATGGATATGATGTTGCAAAAAAAGTCGCTAGTTTAGATATTGGTCAGACTGTTGTTGTAAAGAATAAAATGATTTTAGCAATTGAAGCTATTGAAGGAACTGATGAAGCAATTAAAAGAGGGTGTGAGCTTGCTAAATCAGGTGCAATTGTTATAAAAGTCTCCAAGTCTAATCAAGATGAGCGTTTTGATATTCCAGCTGTTGGCGAAAAAACAATTGAAACAATAGCAGATTATAAAGGTTCAGTC
This DNA window, taken from Candidatus Melainabacteria bacterium, encodes the following:
- a CDS encoding LpxI family protein is translated as MPNNKLAIVAGNGELTSLLAESACKQGFETCAIAITDEAKHRLEDICDKVCRFSPGEVSKMINFIKREMIDQVVFIGKVPKIDLLRNVHKLDWIAIKNLSKLSNFNDDSIHGGIVDLLNKHNITILPQTMFLKNLFLEKEILSKRKPTLEERVDIDYGYDVAKKVASLDIGQTVVVKNKMILAIEAIEGTDEAIKRGCELAKSGAIVIKVSKSNQDERFDIPAVGEKTIETIADYKGSVLAFEANKTIVSNKEKLIEIANKKNICLLAI